One window of the Deltaproteobacteria bacterium genome contains the following:
- a CDS encoding amidohydrolase family protein, with amino-acid sequence MSIDTGLYRRTYRLQSDDAAVTEEVLFSSDSHVMEPADTVVDRVPQAMRDRAMRFPELKIGEGFQTHPGGSDPNARLKEMAVDGVSAEVLYPTHGLSLFSEDDPELQEASCRAFNDWLIEYCSVDLDRLVGVPMIATFNMDHAVAELERCKKAGLRGGLIWQVPPKELSFASDHYERFWAAAQEMEMPVSLHILTGFGYVKTRRDRKGLERYRGSVNLKLAEITDSLMDIIFSGVLERYPRLKIVLVENEIGWLPYVLEQWDYYFDRHRPSDPLTIDKLPTEYFNRQVFATFFNDAVGARNLAWWGHDNCMWSNDFPHANSTWPHSREVVARDLGHLPEDVRAKLLRDNVARLYDMPVPAPMAAGV; translated from the coding sequence ATGAGCATCGATACAGGGCTTTACCGCCGTACATACAGACTCCAGAGCGACGACGCGGCGGTTACCGAAGAGGTGCTGTTTTCGTCCGATTCCCACGTGATGGAACCCGCGGACACCGTGGTGGACCGCGTGCCCCAAGCCATGCGCGATCGCGCCATGCGCTTCCCCGAGCTGAAGATAGGGGAGGGGTTCCAGACCCATCCCGGCGGTTCCGATCCCAACGCCCGGCTCAAGGAGATGGCGGTGGACGGGGTCAGCGCCGAGGTGTTGTATCCCACCCACGGTCTGAGCCTCTTCTCGGAGGACGATCCGGAGTTGCAGGAGGCGTCTTGCCGGGCCTTCAACGATTGGCTCATCGAGTACTGCTCGGTGGACCTGGACCGGCTGGTGGGCGTGCCCATGATCGCGACCTTCAACATGGACCACGCGGTGGCCGAGTTGGAGCGCTGCAAGAAGGCCGGACTTCGGGGAGGGCTGATCTGGCAGGTGCCGCCCAAGGAGCTGTCCTTCGCCTCGGACCACTACGAGCGCTTCTGGGCCGCGGCCCAGGAGATGGAGATGCCCGTCAGCCTGCACATCCTCACGGGCTTCGGCTACGTCAAGACCCGCCGCGACCGCAAGGGCCTGGAGCGTTACCGGGGCAGCGTCAACCTCAAGCTGGCGGAGATCACCGACAGCCTCATGGACATCATCTTCTCCGGCGTGCTGGAGCGCTACCCGCGCCTCAAGATCGTCCTGGTGGAGAACGAGATCGGCTGGCTGCCCTACGTGCTGGAGCAGTGGGACTACTACTTCGACCGCCACCGCCCTTCGGATCCGCTGACCATCGACAAGCTGCCGACGGAGTACTTCAACCGGCAGGTGTTCGCCACCTTCTTCAACGACGCCGTGGGCGCCCGCAACCTGGCCTGGTGGGGGCACGACAACTGCATGTGGTCCAACGACTTCCCGCACGCCAACTCCACCTGGCCGCACTCGCGCGAGGTGGTGGCGCGGGACCTGGGCCATCTGCCCGAAGACGTGCGCGCCAAGCTCTTGCGGGACAACGTGGCGCGGCTCTACGACATGCCCGTGCCCGCGCCCATGGCCGCCGGGGTGTAG